A genomic region of Bacteroidota bacterium contains the following coding sequences:
- a CDS encoding NADP-dependent oxidoreductase — protein sequence MKVLQIEKYGEFKDSLAFNEVSKPNIQATDILIEVKAAAINPIDKLIVLGYLQDMLPIPMPSTIAYDVSGIVVEKGDEVSNFEIGDLVYSRVPQEQMGTIAEYVAVTSVAVSKKPGNISFEEAASLPLAGLTALQSLEHAGVKQNDKVLIHAGSGGVGSLAIQYAKAKGAYVYTTTSTSNVQWVKELGADIVIDYKKEDYKTIAKDLDIVFDTLGDNYTVEAFELLKQGGKVVSVKGALDEDTAKMFGMVDYKLSEELVKLINAKDASYKYIFMHPNGAHLNEIKLLVEDEKIKPVIDKVYPFADSIEAFTHLASGRAKGKIVIKIA from the coding sequence ATGAAAGTACTACAAATAGAAAAATACGGTGAGTTTAAAGATAGTTTGGCTTTTAACGAAGTAAGTAAACCAAACATACAAGCCACAGATATACTTATCGAAGTTAAGGCTGCAGCAATTAATCCAATAGACAAACTTATTGTGTTAGGATACCTGCAAGACATGCTGCCTATCCCTATGCCAAGTACAATTGCCTACGATGTAAGTGGAATTGTAGTTGAAAAAGGAGATGAAGTAAGCAATTTTGAAATTGGAGACTTGGTTTATTCCAGAGTGCCACAGGAGCAAATGGGTACAATTGCTGAATATGTTGCTGTAACCAGTGTTGCCGTTTCAAAAAAACCTGGAAATATTTCTTTCGAGGAAGCCGCAAGTTTACCATTGGCAGGACTTACGGCCTTGCAATCATTAGAACACGCTGGAGTAAAACAAAATGACAAAGTTCTTATTCATGCTGGATCAGGGGGTGTGGGTAGTTTGGCTATTCAGTATGCTAAAGCTAAAGGAGCTTATGTTTATACAACCACAAGTACCAGCAATGTACAGTGGGTTAAAGAACTTGGAGCTGACATTGTAATTGACTACAAAAAAGAGGACTATAAAACCATTGCAAAAGACCTTGATATCGTGTTTGATACGCTCGGTGATAATTATACCGTTGAAGCTTTTGAGCTTCTAAAACAAGGTGGTAAAGTTGTTAGCGTTAAAGGAGCTTTAGATGAAGATACGGCTAAAATGTTTGGAATGGTTGATTACAAACTTTCAGAAGAGTTAGTAAAACTGATTAATGCTAAAGATGCAAGCTACAAGTATATTTTTATGCATCCGAATGGAGCACATCTGAATGAAATTAAACTATTGGTTGAAGATGAAAAAATTAAACCAGTTATTGATAAAGTTTATCCTTTTGCAGATAGTATAGAAGCATTCACTCATCTTGCATCAGGCAGAGCAAAAGGTAAAATTGTAATTAAAATAGCTTAA
- the hchA gene encoding protein deglycase HchA: MKKILIGLASIIILLAVVIYVTTRPKLEADGSYSPSKLALTLGTVDVSDFENISYTKYQGDKSKILVIFTEEKNLEMKNGKLFSTGNHPIEALVPMLHLKNAGFDFEIVTPTGKPVVFEMWAFPEEDKNVKAIYNEYKSSFEQPKKLAEFITNSFANDSSYAAVFVPGGHGAMIGIPEDKNVGKILNWAHQNDLFTITLCHGPGSLLSTTLNNQEFLYKGYNMAVFPDAVDEMTPMVGYLPGHMILGVSERLKSLGANIINTESDNTVCIDRKLITGASPLASNELGKLASETLLNELK; the protein is encoded by the coding sequence ATGAAAAAAATATTAATTGGATTAGCAAGTATCATTATCCTTCTTGCTGTAGTCATATACGTTACAACCAGACCTAAACTAGAAGCAGATGGTTCTTATAGCCCTTCAAAATTGGCACTTACGCTAGGTACAGTTGATGTAAGCGATTTTGAAAATATTTCATACACTAAATATCAAGGAGATAAATCTAAAATTTTAGTAATTTTCACTGAAGAAAAGAACTTAGAAATGAAAAATGGGAAATTGTTTTCTACAGGAAACCACCCTATAGAGGCTCTAGTGCCAATGTTGCATTTAAAAAATGCAGGCTTTGATTTTGAAATAGTTACCCCTACAGGTAAACCTGTAGTATTTGAAATGTGGGCTTTTCCTGAAGAAGACAAGAATGTAAAAGCGATATACAACGAGTACAAATCAAGTTTTGAGCAGCCTAAAAAATTAGCTGAATTTATTACTAATTCATTTGCGAATGATAGCTCTTATGCTGCTGTATTTGTACCAGGTGGACATGGAGCAATGATAGGTATTCCTGAAGACAAAAACGTTGGAAAAATATTGAATTGGGCACATCAAAATGATTTGTTTACCATTACACTTTGCCATGGGCCAGGTTCATTATTATCAACGACTCTAAATAACCAAGAATTCCTTTATAAAGGATACAATATGGCCGTATTCCCAGACGCTGTCGATGAAATGACTCCGATGGTTGGTTATTTGCCAGGGCATATGATTTTAGGGGTAAGCGAAAGATTAAAAAGTTTAGGAGCTAATATTATTAATACCGAATCTGACAATACCGTTTGTATTGATAGAAAATTAATTACTGGGGCAAGTCCTTTAGCCTCTAATGAATTAGGAAAGCTAGCATCTGAAACTTTATTAAATGAATTGAAGTAA
- a CDS encoding OmpA family protein, which yields MKDKKNIQFNKLIIKFIGLVMFGNFLMFASGAMAQYTHECEEIDTRKAVKLYEKAIDLPEYKKSETYELLLEAIKVEPDYFDALYVLAEINYFKAKRNSKAVDIRVAKKSRTNFSRAENYFLKVVELCPSFNKYHSYYFLGEYYHYLNKREESAKYLRLFVSNNTKSKNDLANAKKMLNDVETYLDLINNPVPFDPVKVTGVSSEYDEYLPLISPDGELVFFTKKYRKKPMGELTEREFEEFTFSEKLNSAGVRIEQFSEGKKMPFPFNTGANQGGVTISIDNNHLFVTICNFIQVNNQPYNNCDIYTSDYEYGEWTNLRKLDKNINGKTTWEGQPTISADGKKLFFASARPGGFGGIDLYQADKDENGNWTQVKNLGSKINTKGNEKSPFIHSDSQTLYFSSDKLIGLGGFDIFYTKYLNDGTWSVPKNIGYPINTEDDDLGFVVSTDGKNAYFSSNKLSEDGGWDIYSFELYEEAKPEKVLFVKGQLIDAEGNELTDASLELKSAKTKRVTEGLVDKISGKYAVAVPIEKDEQFLMTVRKNEYAFSSQFINPDEEDFSKPVSIDFEVKPIEVGTTVKINNIHFATNSYELKETSKFILDNFLEFLNENSSIKVEIHGHTDKVGNDQENLVLSKNRAKAVSDYLVEHGIGSTRLSSKGFGEDLPVASNETEEGRALNRRTEFVIVEK from the coding sequence AAACATACAATTTAATAAGCTGATTATTAAATTTATAGGTTTAGTAATGTTTGGCAATTTCCTTATGTTTGCTTCAGGGGCAATGGCTCAATATACTCATGAATGTGAAGAAATTGATACCCGAAAAGCTGTTAAACTTTACGAAAAAGCAATAGACTTGCCCGAATATAAAAAATCTGAAACTTACGAATTGCTTTTGGAGGCAATAAAAGTTGAACCGGATTATTTCGATGCACTTTACGTTTTAGCCGAAATAAATTATTTCAAAGCAAAAAGAAACTCAAAAGCAGTTGATATTAGAGTTGCAAAAAAATCGCGCACCAATTTTTCTCGTGCCGAAAATTATTTTTTGAAAGTAGTTGAATTGTGTCCCTCTTTCAATAAGTACCATTCCTATTATTTCCTTGGCGAATATTATCATTATTTGAACAAACGAGAAGAGTCTGCAAAATATCTAAGGCTTTTTGTTTCAAATAATACTAAGTCGAAAAATGACTTGGCAAATGCGAAGAAAATGCTCAATGATGTTGAAACATATTTAGATTTGATAAACAATCCTGTGCCTTTCGATCCTGTGAAAGTTACTGGAGTTTCATCGGAATACGACGAATATCTTCCCTTGATTAGTCCCGATGGAGAATTGGTTTTTTTTACAAAAAAATACAGAAAAAAGCCAATGGGCGAACTTACAGAACGCGAGTTTGAGGAGTTTACTTTTAGCGAAAAACTAAATTCTGCTGGTGTGCGTATCGAGCAATTTTCGGAAGGAAAAAAAATGCCTTTTCCTTTCAACACCGGAGCAAATCAAGGTGGGGTAACAATTTCTATCGACAACAATCATTTGTTTGTAACTATTTGTAATTTTATTCAAGTGAACAACCAACCATACAACAATTGCGATATTTACACCTCCGATTATGAATATGGAGAATGGACAAATTTGCGAAAATTAGATAAAAATATAAATGGCAAAACTACCTGGGAGGGGCAACCAACAATATCCGCCGATGGGAAAAAATTATTTTTTGCAAGTGCCAGACCCGGAGGTTTTGGTGGAATAGATCTCTATCAAGCAGATAAAGACGAAAATGGGAATTGGACGCAAGTGAAAAATCTTGGATCAAAAATTAATACAAAAGGAAACGAAAAATCTCCGTTTATACATTCCGATAGCCAGACACTTTATTTTTCGAGCGATAAATTGATTGGTTTGGGAGGCTTCGATATTTTCTACACGAAATATCTGAACGATGGAACATGGTCGGTGCCAAAAAATATTGGCTACCCAATAAATACCGAAGATGATGATCTTGGATTTGTTGTCAGCACAGACGGAAAAAATGCCTATTTCTCATCGAATAAATTGAGCGAAGATGGCGGCTGGGATATTTATTCTTTTGAACTTTATGAAGAAGCAAAACCCGAGAAGGTATTATTCGTAAAAGGGCAACTTATTGACGCTGAAGGAAATGAGCTTACCGATGCCTCTCTCGAACTGAAAAGTGCTAAAACAAAAAGAGTTACAGAAGGATTAGTAGATAAAATTTCCGGAAAATATGCAGTAGCTGTACCTATAGAAAAGGACGAACAGTTTTTAATGACTGTTAGAAAAAACGAATATGCTTTTAGCTCACAATTTATTAATCCCGATGAAGAGGATTTTTCTAAACCCGTTTCAATAGACTTTGAGGTGAAACCCATTGAAGTGGGCACTACTGTGAAAATTAATAATATTCATTTTGCTACAAATTCTTATGAATTAAAAGAAACAAGCAAATTTATTCTGGATAATTTCCTTGAGTTTTTAAATGAAAATAGTAGCATAAAAGTTGAAATTCACGGACATACTGACAAAGTTGGAAACGATCAGGAAAATTTAGTTTTGTCGAAGAATAGAGCAAAAGCTGTGAGCGATTATCTTGTAGAACATGGAATTGGCAGTACAAGATTATCATCGAAAGGTTTTGGCGAAGATTTGCCGGTTGCAAGCAACGAAACCGAAGAAGGCAGAGCTCTCAACCGAAGAACAGAATTTGTTATTGTTGAAAAATAA
- a CDS encoding DNA-3-methyladenine glycosylase I, translating into MENNISGQKSRCQWAGNDSLYIKYHDEEWGVPVFDDYKLFEFLILETFQAGLSWLTVLRKRENFRQAFDNFDFEKVSLYSSEKIENLLQNKNIIRNKLKINATISNAKAFIDVSREFGSFSKYIWDFVGQKPITNSYKFMNELPAKTELSDKISKDLKKRGFKFVGATVMYAHMQATGMVNDHTTDCFRYDEINCL; encoded by the coding sequence ATGGAAAACAATATTTCGGGACAAAAAAGTCGCTGCCAATGGGCTGGAAATGACAGCTTGTATATAAAATATCACGACGAAGAATGGGGAGTCCCTGTTTTTGACGATTATAAATTATTTGAGTTTTTAATATTAGAAACTTTTCAAGCCGGGCTAAGCTGGTTGACTGTTTTGCGAAAACGGGAAAATTTTAGGCAAGCATTTGACAATTTCGATTTCGAAAAAGTTTCTTTGTATTCCTCAGAAAAAATTGAAAATCTTTTACAGAACAAAAATATTATTCGGAATAAGCTAAAAATTAATGCAACAATTTCTAATGCCAAAGCCTTTATTGATGTTAGCAGAGAATTTGGCTCGTTTAGTAAATATATATGGGATTTTGTTGGGCAAAAACCAATAACAAATTCTTATAAGTTTATGAACGAATTGCCTGCCAAAACCGAACTTTCCGATAAAATTAGCAAAGATTTAAAAAAGCGAGGATTTAAATTTGTCGGGGCAACAGTTATGTATGCTCATATGCAAGCCACCGGCATGGTAAACGATCATACAACAGATTGTTTTAGATATGATGAAATAAATTGCTTGTAA